The DNA window GGATTCGCTGGGCCTGGCAGACGAGCTGGAGGCCGCCATGCGCTCTCACATCGCCACGTATGCCTGTGAGTGGCAGGAAACGCTGGCCGATCAGAGCAGGCTGGGCCGCTTCCGGCATTTCGTGAACAGCGACGCCACCGATGAAGCCATCGTCTGGGACACCGAGCGTGGGCAACCCCGCCCCGCCGAGTTCCACGACCTGACGCTGCTGCCGATGTTCGCCAACGACTGAGACGTTCATGCCGAGGAACGGCTCAGAGCGCTTCCCCCTTCATCCGAGAGGACGCCCCACCATGACCCAACTCGCCCCATCCATTTCCGCTTCCCCGCACCCCGCGCTCACCTGGGTGCCCGTCTGCAAACTCTCCGATCTGCTGCCGGGCGGCGGCGTCTGTGCGCTGGTCGGCGGGCAGCAGATCGCGGTGTTCAGCGTGGCCGGGCGGCTGTTCGCGGTGTCCAATTTCGATCCGTTCACGCGGGCCAATGTCCTTTCACGCGGCCTGACCGGAAGCTACACAGCTCAGG is part of the Deinococcus sp. KNUC1210 genome and encodes:
- the nirD gene encoding nitrite reductase small subunit NirD, translated to MTQLAPSISASPHPALTWVPVCKLSDLLPGGGVCALVGGQQIAVFSVAGRLFAVSNFDPFTRANVLSRGLTGSYTAQGQERYKVVSPLLKHAFDLETGCCLSDPGISIAVYEVRAADGRILIGDAWTGSAD